The following coding sequences are from one Coleofasciculus sp. FACHB-1120 window:
- a CDS encoding NAD-binding protein — MKPKIIVCGLGLTGYKIFCLLRQQGASVIGIHAESIPGEDYDVVIGELRAASTLKAAGIQEAQTLVLAGEDEALNLAILTQARVLNPRIRIINRLFNTSLGDRLNQTLADHVTMSVAALAAPVFAFAALGSRAIGQLRLFNQTWPIHEEYIHEMHPWIGCQLSDMWEDRSRMLIYYLPVDGQIDLISAVVYGKKLQIGDRLIVGTQPSVRTSRKPVLPKLFKVLTNFQQFPQYGQPIAVVTLVLLITIFIATLTYVCVDAKISVVDSLYFSVGMITGAGGNEKVAEHAPNSIKIFTAMMMLVGAGVIGICYALLNDFVLGTRFKQFWDAARVPARNHYIVCGLGGIGVQIVNQLHTHGHEVVVIERDANNRFLNTVRALKVPIIQGDASLSATLKAANVEKADALLAVTSDDMANLEIALSAKGTAPKLAVVVRNQDPHFASQAQKVFEFDAVLSPTELAAPSFAAAALGGRILGNGITGDSLWIALATMITPGHPFCGKRVQESAMDADFVPLYIETHCQTIHGWDVLETYLSAGDILYLTMPANRLEQLWRVTPSPLLAN, encoded by the coding sequence ATGAAACCCAAAATTATTGTCTGTGGCTTAGGTCTGACTGGGTATAAAATATTTTGCTTGCTAAGACAGCAGGGAGCCAGCGTGATTGGCATCCATGCCGAATCGATTCCGGGTGAAGATTATGATGTCGTAATTGGAGAATTACGGGCAGCTTCTACCCTAAAAGCAGCGGGGATTCAGGAAGCCCAAACGTTAGTGCTGGCTGGGGAAGACGAGGCGCTGAACTTAGCGATTCTCACCCAGGCACGAGTTCTCAATCCTCGGATTCGGATTATCAATCGGTTGTTTAATACGAGCTTGGGCGATCGCCTCAACCAGACGCTTGCCGATCACGTCACCATGAGCGTTGCTGCCCTAGCAGCACCCGTATTTGCCTTTGCCGCCTTGGGAAGTCGAGCGATCGGACAGTTGCGGCTGTTTAACCAAACTTGGCCGATCCACGAAGAATATATCCATGAAATGCATCCTTGGATCGGTTGCCAGTTAAGTGATATGTGGGAAGACCGTTCTCGGATGCTGATTTACTATTTGCCGGTGGACGGTCAGATAGATCTCATTTCTGCCGTCGTGTATGGGAAAAAGTTGCAAATAGGCGATCGCTTAATTGTTGGCACCCAACCCAGCGTCCGCACCTCCCGCAAACCCGTACTTCCGAAACTATTTAAAGTCCTGACCAACTTCCAACAGTTTCCGCAATACGGTCAACCGATAGCAGTTGTTACCCTAGTCCTCCTGATCACTATTTTTATTGCCACCCTGACTTATGTGTGTGTCGATGCAAAGATTTCTGTCGTTGACTCCCTTTATTTTTCGGTTGGCATGATTACGGGTGCCGGTGGTAATGAGAAAGTCGCAGAACACGCACCCAACAGCATTAAAATCTTTACCGCAATGATGATGCTCGTCGGTGCCGGTGTAATTGGGATTTGCTATGCTCTCCTCAACGATTTTGTTTTAGGCACCCGATTCAAACAATTTTGGGACGCTGCACGGGTTCCAGCGCGAAATCACTACATTGTGTGCGGACTTGGTGGTATCGGAGTTCAAATCGTCAACCAACTCCATACCCACGGACATGAGGTAGTTGTCATCGAACGCGACGCTAACAATCGCTTTCTCAACACCGTCCGCGCTTTGAAAGTGCCAATCATTCAAGGAGATGCCAGTTTATCTGCCACCCTAAAAGCTGCCAATGTGGAAAAAGCAGATGCCCTCTTAGCTGTCACCAGCGACGATATGGCGAATTTAGAGATTGCCCTCAGTGCCAAAGGGACTGCACCAAAGTTAGCCGTCGTAGTGCGAAATCAAGACCCCCACTTTGCGTCCCAAGCGCAAAAGGTATTTGAATTTGATGCCGTGCTGAGTCCGACTGAATTAGCCGCACCTTCCTTCGCAGCAGCAGCTTTAGGAGGACGAATTTTAGGCAATGGGATAACCGGCGACAGTCTCTGGATCGCCTTAGCCACCATGATTACACCAGGGCATCCATTTTGTGGCAAGCGCGTTCAAGAATCGGCAATGGACGCCGACTTTGTACCTTTGTATATCGAAACCCATTGCCAAACAATCCATGGCTGGGATGTTTTGGAAACTTACCTCAGTGCTGGCGATATTTTGTATTTGACGATGCCAGCAAATCGCCTAGAGCAATTGTGGCGCGTGACGCCTTCTCCACTTCTAGCCAATTGA
- a CDS encoding DCC1-like thiol-disulfide oxidoreductase family protein → MNYHVIYDGNCNLCVSLVQLLENLDRGQMFQYIPMQDPEALKHFGITSQDCEMGMILINADTPEKRWQGSDAAEEIGRLLPMGSVFVDAYRALPGVKWMGDRTYEQIRDNRYTIFGKRSSTYQSTYPASFCSTGCVTE, encoded by the coding sequence ATGAATTACCATGTAATTTACGACGGCAACTGTAATCTCTGCGTCTCTCTCGTGCAACTGCTGGAAAATTTAGATCGGGGACAGATGTTTCAGTACATCCCGATGCAAGATCCAGAAGCTCTCAAACACTTTGGAATTACCTCCCAAGATTGTGAAATGGGAATGATTTTGATTAATGCCGATACGCCTGAGAAACGTTGGCAGGGAAGTGATGCGGCAGAAGAAATTGGGCGATTATTGCCAATGGGCAGCGTATTTGTGGATGCATATCGAGCTTTACCGGGGGTGAAGTGGATGGGCGATCGCACTTACGAACAAATCCGCGATAACCGTTACACCATCTTTGGCAAACGTTCTTCTACTTATCAATCTACTTACCCAGCGAGTTTTTGTTCTACAGGATGCGTTACGGAATAA